One Malania oleifera isolate guangnan ecotype guangnan chromosome 10, ASM2987363v1, whole genome shotgun sequence genomic region harbors:
- the LOC131166248 gene encoding pentatricopeptide repeat-containing protein At1g05600 encodes MTVRWPRLLTPPYLCQIIRKQKNPLTALRIFKVAKSKYPNYSHNGPAYATMINILGNSGRIMEMKEVIDLMKDDSCECKDSVLTSAIKFYANAGLLDEAVSLFRNLPQFNCVNWTESFITLMRIMVKESKLETTHRVLLESSYGWEVRSRTRSLNVLMDALCWRNHSDLALQIFQEMSYQCCHPDRETYRILMRGLCEDGRMNEATHLLYSMFWRISQKGSGEDVVIYKTLLNALCDNGQVQDAADILAKVLRKGLKAPKRCCKRLDLEEHGNVEDVQHVKALINESLIKGMIPSMASYSAMAVDLYSQGKIDDANRVLDEMHEGGFRASLSIYEAKIAALCSEGRMIESMEVIGKEMKEYSCVPTVKVYNIVMKGLCDERKSDLAFGFLEKMNVQLGCVPNKETYDILVDGLCHDGKFVEASRVLEEMLIKSYWPGVDTYNTLIRGLCFVGRKYEAVVWLEEMVSQCKTPNPFVWNALVASVCTSDMAEANVYARTLDQLMSFP; translated from the coding sequence ATGACGGTAAGGTGGCCCAGACTTCTAACTCCCCCGTACCTTTGTCAAATAATACGTAAGCAGAAAAACCCATTAACAGCTCTCCGTATCTTCAAGGTAGCAAAATCTAAGTATCCCAACTATTCTCACAATGGTCCTGCCTATGCCACCATGATTAATATCCTTGGAAACTCTGGCCGCATTATGGAGATGAAAGAAGTTATTGATTTGATGAAAGATGATTCCTGTGAGTGCAAAGATTCAGTCTTGACTAgtgcaatcaaattttatgcaaatGCTGGATTACTGGATGAAGCTGTCTCTCTATTCAGAAACCTTCCACAGTTCAATTGTGTAAATTGGACAGAATCTTTCATTACCCTCATGCGGATTAtggttaaagaatctaagttagaaaCTACTCATCGTGTTCTCTTGGAGAGTTCTTATGGGTGGGAAGTGAGATCACGTACCCGTTCTTTGAACGTGCTGATGGATGCCCTCTGTTGGCGTAATCATTCTGATCTAGCACTGCAGATTTTCCAAGAAATGAGTTATCAGTGCTGTCATCCAGATAGGGAAACTTATCGGATTCTAATGAGGGGTTTGTGTGAAGATGGCAGGATGAATGAGGCAACTCATTTGTTGTACTCCATGTTTTGGAGAATCTCTCAGAAAGGCAGTGGTGAAGATGTTGTAATATATAAAACTCTTTTAAATGCTTTATGTGATAATGGGCAGGTTCAGGATGCTGCAGATATTCTTGCTAAGGTCTTGAGAAAGGGGCTGAAGGCTCCTAAGCGATGCTGCAAGCGTCTTGACCTTGAGGAGCATGGTAATGTTGAAGACGTTCAACATGTAAAGGCTTTAATTAATGAATCACTGATCAAAGGCATGATACCCAGTATGGCTAGCTATAGTGCAATGGCTGTTGATCTTTATTCTCAAGGTAAGATTGATGATGCTAACAGAGTGCTTGATGAAATGCATGAAGGAGGTTTTAGGGCATCACTTTCAATCTATGAAGCGAAGATTGCTGCACTGTGTAGCGAAGGTAGGATGATTGAATCAATGGAGGTGATTGGAAAGGAGATGAAGGAATACAGCTGTGTCCCAACTGTTAAAGTGTACAATATCGTGATGAAAGGCCTATGTGATGAAAGAAAATCAGATTTGGCTTTTGGGTTCTTAGAGAAGATGAATGTGCAGTTGGGTTGTGTTCCCAACAAAGAGACATATGACATTTTGGTGGATGGTCTGTGTCACGATGGTAAATTTGTCGAAGCAAGTCGAGTCTTGGAGGAAATGTTAATTAAATCATATTGGCCTGGTGTTGACACTTACAATACTCTCATTAGGGGCCTCTGCTTTGTGGGCAGGAAATATGAAGCAGTTGTGTGGTTAGAGGAGATGGTTAGCCAATGTAAGACACCCAACCCTTTTGTATGGAATGCATTGGTTGCATCTGTCTGTACTTCTGACATGGCTGAAGCTAATGTTTATGCTAGGACACTCGATCAGCTAATGAGCTTTCCTTGA